The following nucleotide sequence is from Mangifera indica cultivar Alphonso chromosome 17, CATAS_Mindica_2.1, whole genome shotgun sequence.
aatattacatctATGACAACTTCGTTTACGTTGAAACTTAAGTAAATCTCTACATCTTAAATaatagaagatgaagatgaacaaTTTCATAATCGTTTTCCCTATATTTGTGCAAAAGTCTGACAAAGAGCTTGAGTCGACAAAAGGTTAGTATGTGCAACATTATGGTTTCTATGCAATATGATAAGGAACATGCAATTTTGATTGAGACTGAAAACTGGAATGAGTGAAGCCGCAGCATCTACAGTGTAAGCGGTTTTATCCTTATGCTAAAACTGCCAACATTTTGTCCAATAATGGAAAGAAATTTTGATCGTATTGAATTGTTAAAGCCTCGCAATATTATCATGGAAACTTGTAATGAAAAACAAAGCACTTCAGTCCTAAGTTGTCCTCTAgcctctaattttttttcacatcCATGCTAATATGCATCTCCAATTCGGTCACGCCCTCCGCCTCTTCGATGATCATCTCGACCTCGTTCCATGTACATATCTCTACGATAGTCTTTTGGTGGAGGTGCACCTCTAATTGGAGATCTGCTCCTCTCTCGCACATCTCGTCCCCATCGCCCACGGTGAGGAGGAACTGGTGCAACTGGAGGGGGAGAGGGTACCCGTCTATCGTACCTTTTCCTTTCGTTGAAGTTGTCCCTTCCACGGTCTCTATGGCCCCAATCCATAGGTAGCATTGGCTTGTTCCTCCCTCGGTAACCATCATCTGGGAAATCAAGTTGATCCCTCCGCATGTGATCAGAAAACCTGCCTTCATGCCGAGAAGGTGGTGGTCCACCAGCTCCAAACTCTCTAGGACCATGGCCATCCCTGCCCCAACCACGAGGAGGCGACCTATAGCCATTGCCAGGGGAAATATCCACAGGTGGAGCAAGAAATCGCCTAGGAggaggtggaggtggtggtggagggcCAGGATAACCCCTTCTAGGACTTCCACCAGGTGCATAGCGGAATCTCTTGCAATTGTTACAATACTCTCGCCTGGCAAAGTTCAGGTTGCCGCATCTGCAACATGGAAAACATaatgagaaaatgaagaagaatgtAAGATTTGATGCTTGCAACTCATCAGTCACAGTATTTACCAATGGGGTTTGATGAAACCAAATACCATATCAGCATTAGGTCAAATTTCCTGTTGGgagaaaaaaagggtaaaaaagaGCAATGTAACTTTAACTCACGAAGTTCTCAAAAAGGTAAAGATTTCTAACTCTGTTCCAATCATAATGATTGAAGAAACTCTCTCCAAATAATGTAAAAGGGCTCAGAAAGTACCAACAATTAGTAAGAGGAGCTTTAAACCTAGGATCCAGCAAGGTGAAAATCAATGTAACCctccaattaaaataaatcataaataacaCCATCCTCTCTCATAAAACACAACAAATAAAGACCAAACAGAGCTTGGGACAAGATTACAAGAAATTATGGAATCTAAAGGAGTACATAGAAATTAAGGGAAGAAAAAAACTAGTCAATTGAAAAGAAATCCAGGGCCAAAAGTAAACACAGACTTACGCAGGATCAGGGCAAATCCAGTCTCCTTCCCGTGGTCGCACATTTGGATTATTTCGATTCATGCCTTCACCTCTCAAAGGCCCAGGACCAGGTGCAGGTCCATCAAAACCTCTGCCAAAAGGTCTGCCAGCACCCCTTCCTCGAGAATAAGGTGGTGAAGGGTCTCGATATCTACCATGATCCTTTCCACTGCCAAATTCGCGGCTGCGCAGCATACCCCCAGAATGATCAAAATTAGAGCCATATCGATGATCTGCATCCCGACGCCGTACAGGAGAAACAGAACCTGCACGAGTTCTATATCCTGGAAAAAAACCGCGGTAAAGTCTACAGATAAGCAAACCCAAACCGAGCAGAGAAAAATAATGGATGcaaatttgtatttatgatGCCTGAAGATCACCTATCCATGATAACTGTCAAATGACCCAATCAACAAAGTTTGCAATTGCAGTTACCACCACTCAGACCATCTTCTCTAATAACAGTACAAAAAAGATATTATGCCCATGGAAAAGAGTGAAAATATCACTTCGTTAGAGCCTTTTGTTACTTTTAACAAATAGTGCACAGTACCAGTAAATAACTGCTGGATAGGCAAGTCAAATGATGATTACTTGTACTTACCACATATGATAACCACCCAGTCCTCATAAAACAAAACAGGCCCAGCATTTCAACATTAAAGAGCCAAATCCATCTATCTTGTAAACCGTTATCAGCTTAATATAACATGTCTAACCTAAACGTATCAGATTTATAACCCCAAATCCAGAATGTGGAGGAACCATATTTAGCACAAAACGAGCTAGTAATTATGAAGATAACTTTGTCCACAACCGATGACAGTGGATAAAAAGACAGATATAAGCCTAAAAATA
It contains:
- the LOC123200618 gene encoding histone-lysine N-methyltransferase SETD1A → MGSRDKDQTTPYHQPLLSSLVVRPSVSDGGGDGGGGRGGGSDYEPGEVRRDPPPTYRSDRYPDEPGYRTRAGSVSPVRRRDADHRYGSNFDHSGGMLRSREFGSGKDHGRYRDPSPPYSRGRGAGRPFGRGFDGPAPGPGPLRGEGMNRNNPNVRPREGDWICPDPACGNLNFARREYCNNCKRFRYAPGGSPRRGYPGPPPPPPPPPRRFLAPPVDISPGNGYRSPPRGWGRDGHGPREFGAGGPPPSRHEGRFSDHMRRDQLDFPDDGYRGRNKPMLPMDWGHRDRGRDNFNERKRYDRRVPSPPPVAPVPPHRGRWGRDVRERSRSPIRGAPPPKDYRRDMYMERGRDDHRRGGGRDRIGDAY